A genomic region of Rhizobium sp. NXC24 contains the following coding sequences:
- a CDS encoding DUF2147 domain-containing protein, with protein MIRATILTTALLFSAGVALADEPIVGNWKTKEGDTAAITPCADSYCVTLKTGKYAGRQIGKMQGKDGTYTGELTDPEDNKTYSGSGTVSGKTVKMQGCVLKIFCKSQTWTRL; from the coding sequence ATGATCCGTGCCACCATTCTCACCACCGCGCTGCTCTTCAGCGCAGGCGTGGCCTTGGCCGACGAGCCGATCGTCGGCAACTGGAAGACCAAGGAGGGTGATACCGCCGCCATCACACCCTGCGCCGACAGCTACTGCGTAACGCTGAAGACCGGCAAATATGCCGGCCGCCAGATCGGCAAGATGCAGGGCAAGGACGGAACCTACACGGGCGAACTTACAGATCCCGAGGACAACAAGACCTATAGCGGCTCCGGCACTGTCAGCGGTAAAACCGTGAAGATGCAGGGCTGCGTGCTCAAGATCTTCTGCAAGTCGCAAACCTGGACGAGGCTTTAG
- a CDS encoding sel1 repeat family protein yields the protein MARFEIPTSEMAMMGGNSAEALCELGIIYATGRGCQADLVAAHKWLNIAAIKGSDRAAELRADVAATLTKMQLAAALRAAREWMTTH from the coding sequence ATGGCACGCTTCGAAATACCGACATCCGAAATGGCCATGATGGGTGGCAACAGCGCTGAGGCCCTTTGCGAGCTGGGCATAATCTATGCGACCGGCAGGGGCTGCCAGGCAGACCTCGTTGCCGCCCATAAATGGTTGAACATCGCCGCCATCAAGGGCAGCGACCGCGCCGCCGAGCTCCGCGCCGACGTCGCAGCAACGTTGACCAAGATGCAGCTCGCCGCAGCGCTCCGCGCCGCCCGCGAGTGGATGACCACGCACTGA
- a CDS encoding pyridoxal phosphate-dependent aminotransferase, whose amino-acid sequence MSAFSRFTPLISALPSTVPFVGPEALERQRGLTVQARIGANENGFGPAPSVIETMREQAGDIWKYNDPENFALKAALAAHLGVTSANIAVGEGIDSLLGLIVRMVVEPGAPVVTSLGGYPTFNFHVAGFGGRLVTVPYVNDREDLDGLLEAVKRENAPLVYFANPDNPMGSWWDADKIVDFARALPESCLFILDEAYSETGPAGSLPDISALIDLPNVLRTRTFSKAYGLAGARVGYAIGVPETVLAFDKIRNHFGMNRLATAAALAALKDQAYLAEVVGKIHAAREHIGVIARNNGLSPLASATNFVAVDCGRDGAYARAIVDGLIQHGVFIRMPGVAPLNRCIRISVGPKHDLDLLAEALPKVLKAIG is encoded by the coding sequence ATGTCCGCCTTTTCGCGCTTCACCCCGCTGATCAGCGCCCTCCCCTCCACCGTGCCCTTCGTTGGCCCGGAAGCATTGGAACGTCAGCGCGGCCTGACCGTCCAGGCGCGTATCGGCGCCAATGAAAACGGCTTCGGCCCTGCCCCTTCCGTCATCGAGACCATGCGCGAGCAGGCAGGCGATATCTGGAAATACAACGATCCGGAAAATTTCGCCCTGAAGGCAGCGCTCGCCGCCCATCTCGGCGTTACGTCCGCGAATATTGCCGTCGGCGAAGGCATCGACAGCCTGCTCGGTCTCATCGTACGCATGGTGGTCGAGCCGGGAGCACCCGTCGTCACGTCGCTCGGTGGCTATCCGACCTTCAATTTCCATGTCGCCGGTTTCGGCGGCCGGCTGGTAACGGTGCCCTATGTCAACGATCGCGAGGATCTCGATGGGCTGCTGGAGGCGGTGAAGCGCGAAAACGCGCCGCTCGTCTATTTCGCCAACCCCGACAATCCGATGGGAAGCTGGTGGGACGCCGACAAGATCGTCGACTTTGCCCGCGCCTTGCCGGAAAGCTGCCTGTTCATCCTCGACGAGGCCTATAGCGAAACCGGCCCCGCCGGCTCCTTGCCCGATATTTCCGCGCTGATCGATCTGCCGAATGTGCTGCGCACCCGCACCTTCTCCAAGGCTTATGGCCTTGCGGGCGCGCGTGTCGGCTATGCCATTGGCGTGCCGGAGACAGTGTTGGCTTTCGACAAGATCCGCAATCACTTCGGCATGAACCGGCTGGCGACCGCAGCCGCGCTCGCGGCGCTGAAGGATCAGGCCTATCTCGCCGAAGTCGTCGGCAAAATCCACGCCGCGCGGGAACATATCGGCGTGATCGCCCGCAACAACGGGCTTTCGCCGCTTGCCTCCGCCACCAATTTCGTTGCTGTCGATTGCGGCCGCGATGGTGCCTATGCGCGCGCCATCGTCGATGGGCTGATCCAACATGGCGTCTTCATCCGCATGCCCGGCGTGGCGCCCCTCAATCGCTGCATTCGCATCAGCGTCGGCCCGAAGCACGATCTCGACCTTCTGGCCGAAGCACTGCCGAAGGTGTTGAAGGCGATCGGCTGA
- a CDS encoding pilus assembly protein PilZ, which translates to MTMLRATHLAKVKSEVYEHRWERFFVQRPARIIAVRPCLTGISVRSAEIIDISQGGASFIVGTTVGLPRHYYLNILGLAYRIGCAEISRIDNRVNVRFINLIEPETLRRVVRADFMIGNTEALAARGQRQRQ; encoded by the coding sequence ATGACAATGCTTCGCGCAACGCATCTGGCGAAAGTCAAATCCGAAGTCTACGAGCACAGGTGGGAGCGGTTCTTCGTTCAACGCCCGGCGCGTATCATTGCCGTGCGCCCATGCCTGACAGGCATTTCGGTGCGCAGCGCCGAGATCATCGACATCTCGCAGGGCGGCGCCAGTTTCATCGTCGGCACGACCGTAGGCCTGCCAAGACATTATTATCTGAACATCCTTGGCCTTGCCTATCGCATCGGTTGCGCCGAAATCAGCCGGATAGACAATCGGGTCAACGTTCGCTTCATCAACCTGATCGAACCGGAAACATTGAGACGCGTCGTGCGCGCCGATTTCATGATCGGCAACACGGAGGCACTCGCTGCCCGAGGCCAACGCCAGCGGCAATAG
- a CDS encoding host attachment family protein: MVDIKISRGTWVVVCDGAKALILKSSNGGPHPDLKTCETMEQPHEPDRELGADKPGRTHQADGFAGSAVEETEWHEQAAAEFLKNVAAKVDALVQQKGINRLILVAPPRALGVLRPHLGAHSQAVIVAEVGKDLTNFPVDQIERHLVA, from the coding sequence ATGGTCGATATCAAAATTTCCCGAGGAACGTGGGTTGTCGTTTGCGACGGTGCCAAGGCGCTGATCCTGAAGAGTTCGAATGGCGGCCCCCATCCAGATTTGAAAACCTGCGAAACCATGGAGCAGCCGCATGAACCGGATCGGGAACTCGGCGCGGACAAACCGGGGCGCACGCACCAGGCCGATGGGTTTGCAGGCAGCGCCGTGGAAGAAACGGAATGGCACGAGCAGGCGGCGGCGGAATTTTTGAAAAATGTCGCGGCAAAGGTCGATGCGCTCGTGCAGCAGAAAGGTATCAACCGCCTCATCCTCGTGGCGCCCCCGCGCGCACTCGGCGTCCTGAGGCCCCATCTCGGGGCGCATTCGCAGGCGGTTATCGTGGCAGAAGTCGGCAAGGACCTGACGAATTTTCCCGTCGATCAGATCGAGCGTCATCTTGTCGCCTGA